A single region of the Oscillospiraceae bacterium genome encodes:
- the rlmH gene encoding 23S rRNA (pseudouridine(1915)-N(3))-methyltransferase RlmH, with amino-acid sequence MTVKIICIGKIKEKSISQALEEYIKRINGFCNFEIVELPESRLPENPSQKEVEKALSNEAQAILKKISGNEYVFSLCIEGKQLSSTELADKISQTMLYGKSTICFVIGSSFGLDQSVKASSDFKLSFSKMTFPHQLMRLILTEQIYRSFTIINNTEYHK; translated from the coding sequence ATGACTGTGAAAATTATATGTATAGGCAAAATAAAAGAGAAAAGTATTTCTCAGGCTCTTGAAGAATATATAAAGAGAATAAACGGATTTTGTAACTTCGAAATTGTTGAGCTTCCTGAAAGCCGTCTGCCTGAAAACCCTTCTCAAAAGGAAGTTGAAAAAGCGTTAAGTAATGAAGCGCAGGCAATATTGAAGAAAATAAGCGGTAATGAATATGTGTTCAGCCTCTGTATAGAAGGAAAGCAGCTAAGCTCAACAGAGCTTGCCGATAAAATTTCTCAGACTATGCTTTACGGAAAAAGCACAATATGCTTTGTAATAGGCTCTTCCTTCGGGCTTGACCAAAGTGTTAAAGCATCCTCTGATTTTAAGCTTTCTTTTTCTAAAATGACTTTTCCTCATCAGCTTATGAGACTTATTCTGACAGAACAGATTTACAGAAGCTTTACTATTATAAACAATACCGAATACCATAAATAA
- a CDS encoding MBL fold metallo-hydrolase, which produces MSFLRFCTLFSGSSGNCTYAEDNGTAVLIDAGCNCKRIEAALDSFGKDMKHISGIFITHEHTDHISALKVLSKKYSKHIFGTEATLKKIAEIYPEIDKNLFVPFEAGDGAELYGFRVVSFKTPHDSSCSVGYVIESSNKKIAIATDMGHITEEFLQNTKNCDYILLEANYDEMMLEYNQNYPFMLKKRIAGDFGHLSNRQSAQAILNVLENGTQKIILGHLSEQNNTPQKAMQSISMYLSQKGIKSGDLSLSIAPRHNPSEVICV; this is translated from the coding sequence GTGAGTTTTTTGCGTTTTTGCACATTGTTTTCCGGAAGCTCCGGAAACTGTACATATGCTGAGGATAACGGCACTGCTGTTTTAATAGATGCGGGCTGTAACTGTAAGCGTATAGAAGCTGCACTTGACAGCTTTGGCAAAGATATGAAGCACATAAGCGGTATATTCATTACTCACGAGCATACCGACCATATAAGCGCTTTAAAGGTGTTATCCAAAAAATATTCAAAGCACATTTTCGGTACAGAGGCTACTTTGAAAAAAATAGCTGAGATTTATCCCGAAATTGACAAAAATCTTTTTGTACCCTTTGAAGCAGGGGACGGTGCAGAGCTTTACGGCTTTCGTGTAGTTTCTTTTAAAACCCCTCACGACAGCTCGTGTAGTGTGGGGTATGTTATAGAAAGCTCAAATAAAAAAATTGCAATCGCAACAGATATGGGGCATATTACTGAAGAATTTTTGCAAAATACTAAAAATTGCGATTATATTTTGCTTGAAGCTAATTACGATGAAATGATGCTTGAATACAATCAGAATTATCCTTTTATGCTAAAAAAACGTATAGCGGGAGATTTCGGTCATCTTTCAAACAGACAAAGCGCACAGGCAATATTGAATGTTCTTGAAAACGGAACTCAAAAAATAATTTTAGGACATCTTTCTGAGCAAAACAATACTCCTCAAAAGGCTATGCAGTCAATTAGTATGTATCTTTCTCAAAAAGGAATAAAAAGCGGAGATTTAAGTCTTAGTATTGCTCCAAGACATAATCCGTCTGAGGTTATTTGCGTATGA
- a CDS encoding phospho-sugar mutase, producing MHDYKAQYEKWINSDKVDEKTKKELVALKDNEKELEYRFCKNLEFGTAGLRGIIGAGTNMMNIYTVRYATQGISKLISDCGEEAQKRGVAIAYDSRHFSAEFAKQAAGVLAANGIKSYVFDELRPTPELSFAVRELNCIAGINITASHNPKEYNGYKAYWEDGAQISPEQAQVVIQAILESDIFEDVVCMDYQEAVDKGYVTILDKSFDDKYLKEVSKQCINTDSVKAIADDFKIVYTPFHGAGYRLVPKILKEMGFKHIITVPEQMITDGDFPTVKSPNPEEKEGFTIAMEMARKEDVDLILGTDPDADRVGVVVRDSEGEYIVLSGNQIGAIILNYIITIREKKNMMPKSPAVIKSIVTSELAKAICDKHNIHIENVFTGFKYIGEKILQWETSKEYNFLFGYEESFGYLAGNYCRDKDAVFASAILAEAAAFYAGEGKTLYDALIDIYNEYGYYIEKSISYAMPGLDGTKKINNIMSNLRKEIFREIGSVKADTFTDYKTKEITQLDTGAKRDTGMSESNVLFYKLVDGTSVVVRPSGTEPKIKIYYMTSGKTKKEAQEKLESYIADFSEKLEALGN from the coding sequence ATGCATGATTATAAAGCACAATATGAAAAATGGATAAACAGCGATAAGGTCGATGAAAAGACTAAAAAAGAACTTGTAGCTTTAAAGGACAATGAAAAAGAATTAGAATACAGATTTTGCAAAAATCTTGAATTTGGTACAGCAGGCCTCAGAGGAATTATAGGCGCAGGTACAAATATGATGAATATTTATACCGTGCGTTATGCTACACAGGGTATCTCAAAGCTTATTTCCGATTGCGGAGAAGAGGCTCAAAAAAGAGGTGTGGCAATAGCGTATGATTCACGACATTTTTCTGCTGAATTTGCAAAGCAGGCGGCAGGAGTGCTTGCAGCAAACGGTATAAAATCATATGTTTTTGACGAGCTGAGACCTACCCCTGAGCTTTCCTTTGCAGTAAGAGAGCTAAACTGTATAGCGGGTATCAATATAACAGCCAGCCACAACCCGAAAGAATATAACGGATATAAGGCTTATTGGGAGGACGGAGCTCAGATTTCTCCCGAGCAGGCGCAGGTTGTTATACAGGCGATTTTGGAATCCGATATTTTTGAAGATGTTGTTTGTATGGATTATCAGGAGGCGGTAGATAAAGGCTACGTAACAATTCTTGATAAAAGCTTTGATGATAAATATTTGAAGGAAGTATCAAAGCAATGTATAAATACAGACTCCGTAAAAGCTATAGCAGATGATTTTAAAATAGTATATACTCCTTTTCACGGAGCAGGATACCGTCTTGTCCCTAAAATATTAAAAGAAATGGGATTTAAGCATATAATTACTGTACCAGAGCAAATGATTACAGACGGCGATTTTCCCACAGTCAAATCTCCTAACCCCGAGGAAAAAGAAGGCTTTACAATTGCTATGGAGATGGCACGCAAGGAAGACGTTGACTTGATTTTGGGTACAGACCCCGATGCTGACAGAGTGGGTGTTGTGGTTCGTGATTCCGAGGGTGAATATATCGTTCTTTCCGGAAATCAGATAGGAGCAATTATATTAAATTATATAATAACAATACGTGAAAAGAAAAATATGATGCCCAAAAGCCCTGCCGTTATTAAAAGCATTGTAACCTCAGAGCTTGCAAAGGCAATATGCGATAAGCACAATATCCATATTGAAAATGTTTTCACCGGTTTTAAATATATCGGAGAAAAAATATTACAGTGGGAAACTTCAAAAGAATATAATTTCCTTTTCGGATATGAAGAAAGCTTTGGCTATCTTGCAGGTAATTACTGCAGAGATAAGGATGCGGTTTTTGCATCGGCTATTCTTGCAGAGGCAGCAGCCTTTTATGCAGGAGAGGGAAAAACCTTGTATGATGCTTTGATTGATATATATAATGAGTACGGCTATTATATAGAAAAAAGCATAAGCTACGCTATGCCGGGTCTTGACGGAACTAAGAAAATAAATAATATTATGAGTAATTTACGAAAAGAGATATTCAGAGAAATAGGCTCAGTAAAGGCTGATACTTTTACTGACTATAAAACAAAAGAAATTACTCAGCTTGATACAGGCGCAAAAAGGGATACAGGAATGTCTGAGTCAAACGTGCTTTTTTATAAGCTTGTTGACGGCACAAGCGTTGTTGTGCGTCCTTCGGGAACAGAGCCGAAAATTAAAATTTATTATATGACAAGCGGAAAAACAAAAAAAGAAGCACAGGAAAAGCTTGAAAGCTATATAGCTGATTTTTCAGAAAAACTTGAAGCATTAGGCAATTAA